The sequence TCGGTATCGGTGGCTGTTTGCCCCTGGGACTGATTTCTTATGCAGAGTTGTTTCCCGCTTTCCTGTCCGGGCTGAACCAGCAGCCGGTACGGATCGTGGCACTGGTCAGCCCTATCGCGTATGTGCCCTTTGGGGTGCAGGGAGTGTTTGGTTTTCGCTATTTGCTGCTGGCGGCTTTGCTGGTGGGGGCAGTCAGCTTCTTTGCCGGACTGTTCTTTTATCGGCGGCGCTCCGGCGAGTGCGCGGAGCAGACCCTGTCCACACCGGTGGTCTATGTGCTGGCCACCACCGGGGCGGCGCTGAGCCTGGTGTGTTTGCCTATGCTGCTAACCTTGCAGGCGAATCAGTATGGCGTGTATGCGCTGCTGTGTGGTGCCGGTGTGGGCGTGATGACCCTGGTGTGTACCATGGTGTACACCCGCAAGGTCGTTAATCCCACTGCCGCGGTGCTGTGCAGTACCTTAGTGGTGGTGACCGTTGGCACCGTGTGCCTTTTAGGCGTGCAGGGCAGCGACTACCGCAACAAGGTGCCGGCAGCAGAGGATGTGGCGCAGGTGACGGTGCAGCCTATGGTGGAGGACCCGCTGGTGGATCTGCCGGATTATATGTTGGAGCCGGGTACGCACTTGGTTTCTACCGATACGACAGAGTCGCAAGAGCTGGAATCCAGCTATACTTTTACGGACCCGGCGTCCGTGGCTGCCATTGTGCAGCTGCATCGGGATTGCATTACCGCAGCAGAGACTGAGGTACTGGGCGGCAGCGGCTTTAAGTCCAGTTTCCGATATAAATTAAAGAACGGCAAGGTTCTGACCCGGATCTATACCGCTTACGGGGATAAAGGCGCCAATGTGATCCGCTCCACCAAGGAATATAAGCAGCAACAGCCCTTTGTGAAGAACAGCGCCAAGGAGAACCTGCTGCTGGTGTCCTTAATCAGCACGGAGCGGGACGATTTGTACTGGAACCAGACCATGGAGGACAATCGGGGCGAGGTGCAGGTGGATCAGACCGCCTACTACGCTGCCATTCGAGCGGATTTTATGGAGCTGACCCGGACGGACTGGACCTATATGAATATGCAAGACGCGTCCTGGAGCACCGTGTCTTTTGCCATTTACCAGGTGCGCCCGGGCACGGACAGCAAGACCCGCCGCCAACTGCAAAAGATGGACCCGGAGGCCTTGCGTACCTATTATAACCGCTTTTACAGCACCCATACAGACAGCGATCCGCCGTGCCCGGTGGTGCGCTCGGTGGTGTATCTGCCTAATCAGTCCGGCGGGGCGAATCGCACCTTAAAGCTGCTGCAAAAAGACGGCTTTATCTATGGGGCGCAGACCACGCTGCCGTCTGCCGATCAGGTGGAGACTATGCTGGTATCGCCGATTTGTACGGTGACAGCTGATTATACCGAAGGGGACGGCTGCCTGCTGGGCGAGCCGGACAGTGAGGACGGCTATTACCTGACCCGCCCGGAGAGCCTGTTGGGCGGCCAGGTGGTGCGCAAGAATTTTGCGTCCCTTTATACCGATCCGTTCCGTACGGTAACGGACCGCAAAGCCATTGCCCGCACGCTTGCCGGTGTACAGCCGGGCGCTGACCAAATGGAACGGCTGAAGAAAGCAAAGCAGGGTTATGCCGTTAGCTTGATCACCAAGGACGGCAAGGCCACCAAGATGTATTTTGTGCCTACTGCCTATGGGTATGCGCAGGGGAAGCCTACAACGGACGCTGCAAGCGATCTGGCCTATGCGCTGGGATAATCCGTGCTTATAAAGCAAAGAGGAAAGGACCGTATCTCTTAGATACGGTCCTTTTTGCATTCTATGTATATCAGGTCAGGCCAAGGCGATCATTAAAGTGCCTGCCACCACCAGTGCCAGCGCCAATAGGCTGCGGCGGGTCTGCTTCTCTTTTAAGAAGATGGCGGACAGTGCCACGGCAAAGAGCATGGAGCACTTGTCGATGGGCACCACCACGCTGGCGCGGCCGGTTTGCAGCGCCCGGTAGTAGCACAACCAGCTGGCGCCGGTGGTGATCCCGGACAGCACCAGAAGCACGGCGTCCCGGCGGGTCATCTTTTTCCAGTCGCCGCCCTCTTTCTTGCCCAGCACAATGGCCCAGGCAAAGACCAGCACCACCACGGTGCGCAGGGCGGTGGCCAGGGTGGAGTCCATATCCTGCACGCCCACCTTGCCCAGTATGGACTGCAGCGCGGCAAAGACGGCGCTGCCCGCGGCGTAAAACAGCCAGCCTCTTTCGCCCTTTTTGGCGTCGCCCTTTTCCAGCATTAGGGCTGTGCCGGCGATCATCACGGCGATCCCCAGCCCGGTGAGCCAACGAAACGGCTCGCGGAAGAAGATCAGCGCCAGCAGAATGGTCAGAAAAGTGGAGGATTTGTCCACCGCCACCACCTTGCTCAGGTTGCCGATGGATAGGGCCTTAAAGTAGCACAGCCAGGACAGTCCGGTGGCGGCGCCGGACAGGGCCAGGAACACCAGTGCCCGTGGGGTAATGGTGGAGACGGCGTATTGGCACCCTACCACAAAGACCATCAGCCAGGAGAAGATCAGCACCACGCCGGTGCGAAAGGCAGTGGCAAAGTCCGAGGACACGGATTTGATCCCCGCCTTGGCCAGTACAGAGGTAGCGCCGGCAAAAAAAGCGCTGCCTACGGCAAATAAGATCCACATAAAGGGGCCCCTCTTTCCATCAAAAAAGCCCCGCCGCCCGGTAAAGTACCGTAGCGCCGGGGCGTGCTTTTTGTTAAGATACAAAGGCGTAAATGCCAACGCCCAGCCCGCTGCAAGCCATCAGCAGAGCCAGAATAATGGCGGTCACCTTGACCCATTTTTGCTGCATATTCTCTCTACTTCCTTTCTGTTACGCCATCCAGGCGGCGCTTTCGTCTATGAGCTGCTGCCCCATTTTCTGGGCAACGGCTTTGTCTGCGGCTACGGCGGTCACATAGGTTTTGATCTTCGGCTCCGTGCCGGAGGGGCGCACGATCAGCTTGCAGCCGTTCTCCGCCTTGTATTCCAGCACATTGGATTTGGGCAGGTCAATGGAGGTGGACTCGCCGTTAACCAAGTCGGTGGATAGGGAGCTTTGGTAGTCGCTGTGTTCCACCACCGGGCTGTCGCCCAGAGATTTTGGCGGATTTTGGCGCAGGTGGTTCATGATCCCGGCCATCTTTTCCATACCGGCTTCGCCCTCAAAGGTGTAGCTGACCACTGCGTTGTCATAGTAGCCGTAGTCGGCGTAAATTTTGTCCATCACATCGCCCAAACTCAGCCCTTGCAGCTTGTAGTAGGCGGCCATTTCGCAAATGAGCATACTGGCCACCACGGCGTCCTTATCCCGGGCATGGGTGCCGGCCAGATAACCGTAGCTTTCCTCAAAGCCCATCACAAAGTCGTCTGCACGGCCCTGGGACTCCAGCTGCGTTACCACCTCGCCGATGTACTTAAATCCGGTGAGCAGATTCTTAAAGGTGCAGCCGTAGCGGGCAGCAATGGCCTGGGCCAGATCGGTGGATACAAAGGACTTCACCGCCACGCTGTTTTGGCTCAGGGTGCCTTTTTGCTTTCGCATTTCCAGCAGGTAATTCAGCAGCATAGCGCCTACTTCGTTGCCGCTCATCAGCCGTACTTTGCCCCCTTGCATCACCGCAATGCCTACCCGGTCGCAGTCCGGATCGGTTGCCAGCAGCAGATCAGCGTGGATATTTTCGTTCATTTTCAGTGCCAGTTCAAAGGCCTGCTTGATCTCCGGGTTCGGGTAGGGGCAGGTGGGGAAGTTGCCGTCCGGCAACTCCTGCTCTGGCACCACATACACATGGGGCACGCCGATCCGGTCAAGGATCGCCCGTACCGGCTTATTGCCGGTGCCGTTTAGGGGGGTGTAGATCACTTTCAGGTCTGCCTTTTGGCACACGCCCCGGTTCATACACTGGGTCTCTACCGCGTCCAAAAAGGCGGTCATCATCTTTTCGCCAATGTATTCCACGGTGCCGTCTGCCACAGCGGCGTCAAAGTTCGCTTTCTTAATGCCGGTGAAGTAGTCCACCTTTTCAATATAATGGTAAGTCTCCGCCGCTTCGTCGTCGGTCATTTGGTAGCCGTTTTTGTTGTAGCACTTGTAGCCGTTATACTTGGCCGGGTTGTGGGAGGCGGTGAGGATAATGCCGCTCTGGGCGCCCAGCTGCCGCACCGCAAAGGACAGGCAGGGGGTGGGCTCCAACTCTTTATAAAGATATACCTTAATGCCGTTGCCTGCCAGCACAGCAGCCGCCTCTTTGGAGAACAGGTCGCTCTTGATCCGGGAGTCATAGCCGATGGCCACGGACGGGTGGTCGTATTTGGCGTTCAGATAATCGGCCAGCCCTTGGGTGGCACGGCCTACGGTGTACACATTCATACGGTTTGTACCGGCGCCGATCACGCCTCGCAGCCCGGCGGTGCCGAACTCCAGTGAGCGGTAGAACCGATCGCGAATTTCCTCATCCTGTCCGGCGATGGCTTGCAGCTCTGCCTGCAGGTCCGGATCAGCGGTGGCCTTTTCCAGCCACTGGGTATAGAGTTCTGTGGTATTCATACTGTCACCTTTGCCTTTCTTTGACGATGGGTCTGTCTCTTTCTGCTCCTCATCACGCTATTATTTTAATCCCAATTTGCACCGGTGTCAATAAGCATTGTCAAACGGCTGTCGGTCGTGTATAATAAAAGCAGAAAATCAGGAGAAGAGGTCGTTATTATGTATGCTAAGGTGGAGAGCTTGGGTCTGAACGGGCTGGACGCTTTTTCCGTTACGGTAGAGGCGGATATCAGCACCGGTCTGCCCCGGTTTGACATTGTGGGTCTGCCGGATATGGCGGTGCGAGAGAGTCGGGAGCGGGTGCGGGCGACCATTAAGAACGGGGGCTACCAGTTCCCGGTGTCCCGTATGACGGTAAATATTGCCCCGGCAGATGTAAAAAAAGAGGGCGCCGTTTACGACCTGCCGGTGTTTGTGGCACTGATGAAAGCCAGCGGCCAAATTCACGGCAGCACCGACGGCTGTGCCTTTTTAGGCGAGCTGTCTCTGGACGGCGAAATCCGGCCCTGCACCGGAGTGCTGCCCATGGTGCTGTGCGCCCGGGAAAAAGGGCTGCACGCGGTGTTTGTTCCCGCTGCCAACCGGGACGAGGGCAGCATAGTGGAGGGCATAGATGTGTTGCCGGTGGCCCATGTGCGCCAGGTGCTGGATCACTTGCAGGGCAAGGCACCGGTAGAGCCTTGCTACCGGGCATTTTCCCCGGAGGAGGACACGCTGGAGTACCTGGACTTTGCAGATGTAAAGGGGCAGCAGAACGCCAAGCGGGCGCTGGAGATCGCAGCTGCCGGGGGACACAATTGCCTGATGATCGGCCCGCCGGGCACCGGCAAGTCTATGCTGGCCAAGCGGCTGCCGTCTATTTTGCCGGAAATGACCTTTGAGGAGCAGATCGAGACCACCAAGATTTATTCCATTGCCGGGGCACTGCCCAGCGGCACTCGGCTGATCAGCCACCGACCTTTTCGCAGTCCCCACCACACGGTATCGCCCCAGGGGCTTACCGGCGGCGGTGCGGTGCCCAAGCCCGGCGAGATTAGCCTGGCCCATAACGGAGTGCTGTTTATGGACGAGTTCCCGGAGTTTGACCGGCGTACGAAGGAGTCTCTGCGCCAGCCCTTGGAGGACGGTGTGATCACCATTTCCCGCGCCGGGGGCAGCCTAACCTATCCCTCTAATATTATGGTGGTGGCGGCGATGAACCCTTGCCCCTGCGGATTTTTGGGTCATCCCACCAAGGCCTGCACTTGCAGCCAGGCGGCGGTGAACCGCTACCGGGACAAGGTCAGCGGTCCCATTTTGGATCGGATTGACCTGCATGTGGAGGTGCAGAGCGTGGACTATGCCCAGTTGGCAGATACCACCCGGGGCGAACCAAGCAGCGCCATTCGGCAGCGGGTGAACCGGGCACGCCAAATGCAGGCGCGGCGCTTTGCGGGCACCGGCATTACCTGCAATGCCAAAATGCCGCCCCAAATGACCAAGGACTGTTGCCGCCTGACGGAGGATGCCTCCGCCCTGCTGCAAATCAGCTTTGATAAATTAGGGTTGTCTGCCCGGGCGTATGACAAAATCCTGCGCATTGCCCGCACCATTGCGGACCTGGAGCAGACAGAGGAAATTAACGGCGCCCACATCTCGGAGGCGCTGCAATACCGGGCGCTGGACCGGAAATACTGGAACCGATAAGAAAGGAGCGACTGGGATGGACGCAAGAATAGAAGAAACCATCAAAAACTTAAAAAGACGGGGCTTTGAGCCGTATTATTTGGAGAGCCGGGCACAGGTGCTGCCCCTGGTGCAAAAGCTGGTGCCTGCGGGCAGCAGCGTGTCCCACGGCGGATCGGAGACCTTAAAGGAAGTGGGCGTGATCGACCTGCTCTCCGGTGGGGATTATCAATATATCAACCGGGCCGGACTGGAGGGCGAGGCGCTGCGCCAATGCTACCAGGATGCCTTTGGCTGTGACGCCTATTTCACTTCTTCCAACGCCATTACTACCGACGGGGTGCTTTATAATGTGGACGGCAACTCCAACCGGGTGGCCTGCATTGTGTTTGGTCCCCGCCAGGTGATTATGATCGTGGGGCGCAACAAGATCGTAGATACCTTTGACCAGGCGGTGGAGCGGGTAAAGCGCATTGCTGCTCCCCGCAACACCCAGCGGCTCCATTGCAAGACCCCTTGCGCCGCTACCGGCCATTGCATCAGTTTGGATCAGGAAGACCCCGCCCTGTGCGACGGCTGCTTTAGCCCCCAGCGGGTGTGCTGCAACTATGTGACCACCGCCTTTGACCGCCATATCGGCCGCATTAAGGTGCTGATCGTGGACGAGGAACTGGGTTATTAAAACAATGTACATACAAAAAGGGCCGTATCCCTTGTGGATACGGTCCTTTCTTTGTCTATGTACGATTATTTGCCTTCCGCGCGGCTCATAGCCAGCTGGAAGTCTTTCTGATGGGTGAAGATCTCGTGACGATAGGGGTTGGTCTTGGTCTCCTTGGCTTTCTTCATAATGAAACCGAATACCACCACATTGACTGCCAGCGCCAGTATAGAGATTACGCCCTGCGCTGTGGGGTTGGCAGCGGTGGGGTGCACCGCCGGGTTCATAAACCCGTCCGCATACACACTGGTGATCACGGCGAACTTGCCTTGATCCTGGAACAGCGGGAACACCTGGGCAAACATACACCAAATGGCCAGCGTGTAGGCACGGTTCTGGATCCAGCCGCCCTTGTTCCACAGTGCGTTGGCA comes from Oscillospiraceae bacterium and encodes:
- a CDS encoding EamA family transporter — translated: MWILFAVGSAFFAGATSVLAKAGIKSVSSDFATAFRTGVVLIFSWLMVFVVGCQYAVSTITPRALVFLALSGAATGLSWLCYFKALSIGNLSKVVAVDKSSTFLTILLALIFFREPFRWLTGLGIAVMIAGTALMLEKGDAKKGERGWLFYAAGSAVFAALQSILGKVGVQDMDSTLATALRTVVVLVFAWAIVLGKKEGGDWKKMTRRDAVLLVLSGITTGASWLCYYRALQTGRASVVVPIDKCSMLFAVALSAIFLKEKQTRRSLLALALVVAGTLMIALA
- a CDS encoding phospho-sugar mutase — its product is MNTTELYTQWLEKATADPDLQAELQAIAGQDEEIRDRFYRSLEFGTAGLRGVIGAGTNRMNVYTVGRATQGLADYLNAKYDHPSVAIGYDSRIKSDLFSKEAAAVLAGNGIKVYLYKELEPTPCLSFAVRQLGAQSGIILTASHNPAKYNGYKCYNKNGYQMTDDEAAETYHYIEKVDYFTGIKKANFDAAVADGTVEYIGEKMMTAFLDAVETQCMNRGVCQKADLKVIYTPLNGTGNKPVRAILDRIGVPHVYVVPEQELPDGNFPTCPYPNPEIKQAFELALKMNENIHADLLLATDPDCDRVGIAVMQGGKVRLMSGNEVGAMLLNYLLEMRKQKGTLSQNSVAVKSFVSTDLAQAIAARYGCTFKNLLTGFKYIGEVVTQLESQGRADDFVMGFEESYGYLAGTHARDKDAVVASMLICEMAAYYKLQGLSLGDVMDKIYADYGYYDNAVVSYTFEGEAGMEKMAGIMNHLRQNPPKSLGDSPVVEHSDYQSSLSTDLVNGESTSIDLPKSNVLEYKAENGCKLIVRPSGTEPKIKTYVTAVAADKAVAQKMGQQLIDESAAWMA
- a CDS encoding YifB family Mg chelatase-like AAA ATPase, with the protein product MYAKVESLGLNGLDAFSVTVEADISTGLPRFDIVGLPDMAVRESRERVRATIKNGGYQFPVSRMTVNIAPADVKKEGAVYDLPVFVALMKASGQIHGSTDGCAFLGELSLDGEIRPCTGVLPMVLCAREKGLHAVFVPAANRDEGSIVEGIDVLPVAHVRQVLDHLQGKAPVEPCYRAFSPEEDTLEYLDFADVKGQQNAKRALEIAAAGGHNCLMIGPPGTGKSMLAKRLPSILPEMTFEEQIETTKIYSIAGALPSGTRLISHRPFRSPHHTVSPQGLTGGGAVPKPGEISLAHNGVLFMDEFPEFDRRTKESLRQPLEDGVITISRAGGSLTYPSNIMVVAAMNPCPCGFLGHPTKACTCSQAAVNRYRDKVSGPILDRIDLHVEVQSVDYAQLADTTRGEPSSAIRQRVNRARQMQARRFAGTGITCNAKMPPQMTKDCCRLTEDASALLQISFDKLGLSARAYDKILRIARTIADLEQTEEINGAHISEALQYRALDRKYWNR
- a CDS encoding lactate utilization protein; this encodes MDARIEETIKNLKRRGFEPYYLESRAQVLPLVQKLVPAGSSVSHGGSETLKEVGVIDLLSGGDYQYINRAGLEGEALRQCYQDAFGCDAYFTSSNAITTDGVLYNVDGNSNRVACIVFGPRQVIMIVGRNKIVDTFDQAVERVKRIAAPRNTQRLHCKTPCAATGHCISLDQEDPALCDGCFSPQRVCCNYVTTAFDRHIGRIKVLIVDEELGY